tctttgcctGTTCTTTTCTAATCTGTAAATGTGTTATTAGGGAAAGTAAAAGCTGTATTTAACTTGTTCGAAAGTCTTTACGTATCTCCAACTGCCTCCACACCTGAAACGGTTTCTCTCCATACATTACTTCAAGACAACAACAACATACTGTTAAAAGATATGACTAAACAAGAAATCCGAAATGGCACAAAGTGAGATATACCGTTGACGGTTATGCGGTTTTGGCACAAAGGGAGGAATACCATCGATTGTATATGTCAGTTTGGCACAAAGGGTGATATACCGTAGACGGTTATGCGGTTTTGGCACAAAGGGAGGAATACCATCAATGGTATATGTCAGTTTGGCACAAAGGGTGATATACCGTTGACGGTTATGCGGTTTTGGCACAAAGGGAAGAATACCATCAATGGTATATGTCAATTTGGCACAAAGGGTGATATACCGTAGACGGTTATGCGGTTTTGGCACAAAGGGAGGAATACCATAAATGGTATATGTCAATTTGGCACAAAGGGTGATATACCGTAGACGGTTATGCGTTTTTGGCACAAAAGGAGGAATACCATAAATGGTATATGCCAATTTGGCACAAAGATATACCGTAGATAGTATATGCGTCGTTAGGCACTAAGAGAGATATACCGTTGAGAatacctatgaagtttggtgCTAAGGGAGATATACCGTAGATAGTGTGTGTCGTTAGCACTAAGAGAGATATACCGTTGAGAATACGTACCAAGTTTGGCGTTAAGGGAGATATACCGTAGATAATATATGCATGGAATCCCCAAATTTCTGTAATGCACATAAAGATAACATTaactgaaatgtagacccacgtTTACAGCTACATGTACAATTAACAAACTTTAGCAGTAATACGTTCTTTAATGAGCAAAAAACGTATTCAAAATGCTTTAGAGAAGACTCGATTATACTTAAGCAGATCTGTATTCCGCATTAACACATCAGAATTCTGTTATGCATCAACATTGAATATATCTCATCATCTAAAATGACCAGAAATGATAGCAGCAATGAATTAAATTTTACAGTGGTCACGTGACACTTCTTTATGGTGGATGTCATTTTTGTTCATTTGCATAATGATATGTGCAAATGGGACTctattacaaagtaacaaaagtTCTATTGATTTTCTTGCATGCTTCTCGTAAATCAGTGtagcaatatacatgtacttcatttCAAATTTCTTTCTTTGAAATGTGAATTTTCCTTTCTAGTATTTTGCTATATTTACCATTATGACGTTTTACAGAATAATCTGGAATATCGTCAAACTCATCAATATTACTCTTCAATCTGTGCAATACGAAATTGCAGCCTTCAGATACCTAAATGTCGCGATTGTTcaagtcatacatttgtttttactttttctttcatatttattCAGAGCACAATGGTTTTTGCTCTATGCTTTTGAAAAGGGAAAAAGGTTCAAATGTTCCCCTTTTGGCTTAGTTAAATTGGTCTTTCGAAGCTTTTAACGGATCCTTATCATTCTAACTAAATGCAATGCTGGATTTATGTTGCAAATACGTGTTTTTGCACGATTCATGTGTGTCAATTTTCCTGATTTATTTCATAGGATAGGCTGTCTGGAATACTTTTTGCCCTGTGAGTTTTCTCTTGGTTCCGATGTTTCGGCAAAAACCAACTGcttctatttctttttaaaggcCACTTGATCTATGATGAGCACTTTTTCAGATAAGCTTTTAAGCACTCTACAAAGATCATCATTAGTAATGCAAATTAGAAATAAACTGGTATGTTTTGCTGGATCAGAAAGTCTCAATTTTAGTCAACTGCAAGAAAGTTTGAACCTACGTCTATTGCAACTTTTATACAAGTAATTTAGACTTTAAGTTCATATACCAAGGTACGTGAAAAGCTATAAGTAATTTTCCtatgttgaaaaaaaagattttttatggTACGATATAGCTTTCAAGGGAAAATATTTGCAGAGCAAACTTTGTTAGGATACCAGCCTGATCATTTCAATCTCTCGAATCTAAGGTTTAGACGATTCAAATTTAGTCAATAAATTGATTACTATTATATCTAGGATTAAGATCTCAATTAACTTTATATGCAGACACCCAACTTTGTGCAAATCAGCTGCAAATCAAATCTGATTACAGAGTTTTGATCTTCAAAGGCGCCAACTCATCCTTGAAAAATTAGACAGTAGTTTGAAAGTTGGATAAGGAATCAAGTGTTTTCTTGTTGGGGTAGAACGTTTGtgaaatcaaattttgtaaaaacagcTTTTGTTATGGATTtttataagtatttatttttcagaaatatccatatatagttcaaaagcaGTTTTTATGGTATTTACcaataaagggggggggggggggggggggggtcccagttaggtgtctgcgcaaaatattttttgattttatttatactttgtggtaatatacctacatgtattaagtttctttaacaagtgttactgttaccagttttgacttacttttatagatattcacatttaaagtgggtggggtaatctgacatgtgaccagccaggaacacaatttctgttattgttttaaaaatggttcaaactttttacctgcaactttcatgataaaataactatgcaatggacattcacacaagatgttgcattttaaattgtactgaatacttttttcatcacagagccacaaagtggtctaatcaaatttactgattttcaatggacgaacttcacccaaaagctaaaacatttttcattagttgagatattaaggagttattttcagcagatattgtaaactaaataaacataaaaatgacagtatatcagtatactctgattaatattggaagcgtggtacactctcaaactgggtaaaagtgggtggggtaaagaaatattcgaagcaacgctataaaaattgtgcagttgttacgaaatggcctcagattgtctactaCTATCTTGATTGtaccccccatgagtggtgggggcatatagatttgctcttgtccgtgcgtccgtccgtccatccgtccgtgcgtccgtccgaagttcgtgacgcacctagctcaaaaagtatttgatatagattgatgaaaccttgcaagagtctttatcatgatatgaacttgcgccccttctatttttcgtctggctccgccccctaattttagagttactgcccctgaaatagtaaaaaaatgcacattttcaacttgtaacgcgcctagctcaaaaagtatttgatataaattggtgaaatcttgcatgagtctttataatgatatgaacttgcacacctcctatttttcgtctggctccgccccctatttctagagttatggcccctgaaatagtaaaaaatgcacattttcaccttgtgacacgcctagctcaaaaagtacttgatatagattcatgaaaccttgccttactcttaatcatgatatgaatttgcgcatctcctatttttaacctgggtccgcgccctatttctagagttatggcccctgaaatagtcaaaaatgcacattttcaccttgtgacacgccttgctcaataagtatttgatgtaaattgacgagtgtttatcatgatatgaacttgcgcacctactattttttatctgggtctgccccctatttccagagttatggcccctgaaatagtaaaaatagtcacaccctgtgtcctacagacaaattctagttttattaaatacagacttggttgataaattttaacaaaacttttttctctttaataatactttatacatgtgtgccatggaaaaataaatgcagaaaatttaatgttaatttgaacaaaagctttcctcaaaatatactgcctcaggcaaaactttttgttaaatactttgagctttcagggttaatttggtttgtctacatgtcatgttcaaggtccatgctttttccatgacacacatgtataaagtggggaattgtttgttaaaatttatcaatcaatgctgtatttaatacaatgaagatagtaatagacaatctgaggccattgcttaacaactgcacaatttttgtagtgttgcttcgaatgtttatttaccccacccactttttcccagtatgtgagtgtaccactcttccaatattaatcagagtgtactgatatactgtcattttaatgtttgtttagtttacaatatctgctgaaaataacttcttaatatctcaactaatgaaaaatgtttcagctttttggtaaagttcgtccattgaaaatcaataaattaaattttgattagaccactttgtggctctgtgatgaaaaaagtattcagtacaatttaaaatgcaacatcttgtgtgaatgtccattgcatagttattttatcatgaaagttgcaggtaaaaagtttgaaccattttttaaaaaaaataacagaaattgtgttcctggctggtcacatgtcagattaccccacccactttaaatgtgaatatctataaaagtaagtcaaaactggttacagtaacacttgttaatgaaacttaatacatgtaggtatattaccacaaagtataaataaaatcaaaaaatattttgcgcagacacctaactgggacccccccccccccctccccaacctTTACCAATAAATGGAACACAGTCAATCTGTAGAAAATCAGACAATGGTACGTGAGCGAATCTTCGACAGAGGGAGATATCGGAACAATCAAGTCAAAGCGATACAGTTATATTGATGTCAAAATGACGATCAAAAGAAACCCGTTATTTCTGACCATAGTGATAGTCCTTCCACTGTTTCTGTTGAGTTTGTTGACAggagttttgtttttgttaccaCCTGGTTTTGGGTCAAGGGCTGGCTTTGGAATCATTTGTTTTCTATCGTTTGTTGTCCTTCTGCAGACTCTTATGAGCTTTATGGCTAAGATTTCATCACCTTGAATAAATGACAAATTGATTACATGTGTGAGGGGACAAGCTATAATTGAAGCATCGCCTCTTACAAATTTAGAGGGAATACCATCCAGCCCAGTAGACTTACTTACGCTAATCTAATCTTGttcaagtattttaaatttctattttcagataaaacagaaaaagaaaaattattcaagACTGCACCCTTTTCAGAGTGAAATCTAAAAGCGATATTCTTTCCATATTTATAAATAGACTGTGGTAGTTTATCAATTAGCTTTGATGCAACGGTTgtgtaaaaacattaaattttgctgcCACTTTCTGCTTATCAAAACAAATCTCACTGTTATCGTCCATTTTTAAACCTATATTTGAACAAGATGAAGATTTTGACTTTTGGAAAGGTAGAACAAGGTCTTTTAGCGCAGTCCATAGTGACTTAGAATCAGACTTGTTTTCTTCAactttatctttgaaaaagtttaaCTTAGCCTTATGTATTAGGTACTGagctttatttttgaaatgcttgaaATGTTCAAGACTTTCATCagacttttcttttttattcacaTGAAATAGCTTGTCATGTTTATCTATACACTGGAGAACCTCCAATACAGTGTTGACATGTAACGAAAGCACAAATATTACAGAAAGACAGCCGAACAGAAACGCCATGTGGTCCAATGGTAGTAAAGCAATTGTTATTGAAGACGATGATGAAATCGACGAATCTGAACAACAACTGGGTCTCGTCCAAGATCAGCCAAAGCTTAGCTCGCAAGACAGCTACATGAGTCTTTTCGACGTCTTCATCTGGTTACCACTGACTTCATCCAATAATCGGCCATGGGCGGAATCAAGAGTAAAATTCTCATGAGGATTACAAAGCCAGGTTGTAGATGAATCAGGAGTGCATTCAGCACCCGGATCACAAGGTCAGGCAGCATCTGGATATCGGAGTCATTCCACGCAGGATCTTCACACGCAACGAGTTCCCCTGATTCAAAGACTGAAGTAACGTGGGAATATCTCGCATAAGATTTTTACTTGTTCTTCCTCACAGTTTTTTGTATTGTTCAGACAATATACACGGTTTTCTTATTGGTTCCCTTTGAGCAAAATGTTAGGGATTTTATTTGAGTCATTCTCTGTATCTAATCCGAATTTTCTAGTGTTTTCCATTCGGTTTTTAACTAATGTATCACCAACATCAAAAATTGCTTTGGACGGacaattgtttcatttttctgTTCACATTTAGATCGTCAATTGAATGTTCGTTTTCCCCTCTGTTGCTTGtaatatgtagaaatatatttttctttatcctAGTTGTAACCAATAATCGAACACGTATTAGCAAGATTGCCTAGCAACAATAAATCTGACCTCTGCACCATTTGGGTTACAGCCACAAGCACCTCTAAAAGTAATGCTGATGTCGGGTATAACCGTGATCCTCGTTGTGTCAGACTCGTAAGGGATaaacattaataataaaatttgactttgagtGGCGCTGGGAGACATTTTTACGACAGCCATACAGTGCATAAgcgaaattttattttcaaatctggctttattcaaatatttccttttaaaatgtgtatttttcttcCAAGAACAAAAGTTTACCCTTTTCTCAGTCCCATTTAATATGGACGGATATTTCGTTTGACATTTTGACACGGAATCACCTGACATCTAGACCTGACAAGAGCCTGCAAAAACGCATGCTGCATTTTCTTGCCGATTTACACGCGACTGCAAATGCTCGACATTCATCAACTGTATAACAACGGTATGCGCAGTCGGTTTCGTGCGCAATTTCTACTGTCGCTATATAATTAGGCGATGTCATATTAAGTATGATTCGATCTGAAAATGGTGGCCAAAGACGCTCGTAAATAATATCATCAGGATCGTGCTCAGGAAGAACAATACCATCTTTTGAAATGTTGAACGTACTCGGTACGTAGATCTTGtcaagagctgaaaatagaaaactgttaattttattgaaagaaccaaaaaaactaaaaaagtgGAAATATTCTATATGTCATATAAAAAGCATCTACTACAGACATTCCGAGAATGATTAGGTATCTTTCGGATTTAAATACAGAACatttacgaggggcgttcaataaataatgttactccgtatgtagttccgtaaccggtggttatttttaaatgcggttttcggcacattattgagaaaattatttgaaacaaaatgccataagaatgataaaaatcggtagattcaaagtaaaaatataaacatttgagtgaggtgtactcggatATACTGGaccattttatgtccaaaatgttgagattgtaatatgcaattccttgattctactattctactattcaacaactagaactgtagttcaattttcagtttcaaCAGTTGAAACAAATCATTATctttatgtaaacatttgaaaaccaaaagaaaaaagtttataacaataTCAAATGGTGTGtgttttactcgaaaaatgataagttgagtacaataagTCTCTTCAATTTTGTCAGGCGTGATGTTCATCgttgaaaaaaatcttgtattttaagtttatactaatttcttaattctcgattgcgaaacaaaTTCTTACAACCTTGATTTATTACTTTCGAGACCCATTCCAGATGCATTAACCTCGAGTTTAGATATTTTAGCtgctttgtaaaatgaaaaacgtaATAAGTAAATAGAAAACAATCTCAAATTCATCACAATTTGCTGTatctcgtagaaaaatgatagaattttgtgattttacaagttattctattttttctgagaccctggatgcccaggacaaagcTAACTTATACTCATTTTTGCTGCGTCCAGTATACCTaaatgattatatctttactttgaatctactgattttattttttcatttatattgcattaaatTCTGCAGGGGATATTTTTCGCTACATTAAtccaagaaaagaaaaaacgagtgcatatatatttatgcaaagatttgcattattttttgacctattcattttcactttttaaatgatacacatttttttctttcttttttttctgagtAAATTTGATAATTATCGACGAAAATATACTTTTGACGCCATGTCGTCCATTAGGTAATATTGTGTCATTGTTGATACGAAATTTACACgttgatattgaaaatatatactgATGTTCCATTCAAACTAAACAGAGCTGAAAAATCAGAATGTAATAATATGAATTTAATCAATTCGATATGTTCAAATTTAAGTATACTGCTGTCCTTTGGATTTTCTAATTATGACATTAATTACCTTATTATAATAGGAACGGCTAAATGATTTTTCTTCCTAGTAGTATAGCTGTTATGTCTTATTATAGTAAAGTATTCATTAAACATTATGTCATTTATTAATACATTCCAATAtgtcaaaatttggcaaaaataaaaccaaaaatctATATATGGAATAAGAAAAGTTGCTAAGTGTAATGGATTATCCCCCAGTCTATCCACTGATTGTGAGCATAAAGTTTAAGCTGATTTATTTCAGTTTGGCTGGATCAAAATCCTTAAACTTCTTTAGTAAATTTCGAAACTCTAATCATCTTATGCGAGCTATCCAATCGAAGGTCAACAACACCGCCTTTGGGATAAGTTAAAACTACTTGTCAAGTGCGCTTTTATTTTCGTTTGGAAACTTTGGTGCCCCATTATCCTATCAAATCAAATTCTACTTCCCGCTTTACTTCTGAGTAaattacgaggggcgttcaataaataatgttactcCGTGCGTAGTTCCGTAACGggtgtttatttttaaatacggttttcagcacattatagagcaatttattggggaAATACAAATATGACAATCTACTTATACAAACGTGCAAAAAAGTATCTGATGTCAGGATAAGTGCATATTTTATCTCATGAAGTGTGTAATGTTGGCGGCAAAATAGTTCAATACCACAGGCGTCACTGCTTGTCGCATTGCGACCTGCACAAAATTACACTCgtgactttttttttctttgaggTTATCCTAATTTCAACAGCTATCACGTCTTTATGAATTTACGTACAGATCTCTCAAAATGGCAAAGATAGATCACAAACAAAAGTTATAGAGTATAGCTCCACTGATTAAACCATTCTGAGATATCACCTACGTTTCTTGCAGATGAACACTGGTGCTGTTACATCGCAATCAATAAATTCAAGGGAACCCTCTGACGTCAAATATCCACAAACTTCTTTGGACGCTTCTGGCAATTTAGTACCTACAAAAAAGAGAAAATCACCATTtggcattaaaatcaaatacagacagccttgtcttttttcaaaaacaggtTAAACGTCTGTGAAATATCTGTCTGTAGATAGTCAGTATAATACAGTTATCATACTCTTCGATCAAATAATGAGCTATCAATATAGCATGGTCATGCACACCCGCGTATTATATATTGTGCTTATTTATGATTATCAAATGTAATTAAATCCACAAACGATTGATCGTTTGTTTTAACGATATTATTATCTATATATTCGTCAGGCAAAGTATCTTTTACGTAGATTTAATTAgggattaaaatatttatattttaacctTAAGCTTAAACCTGCtagcggcaagtaattctgccttttcgaccagtgcagaccatgatcagctgatcatggtctgctgtgctcgctattcagtcagtaaattttcagtgacaaccccttcaagtaataaatggtatttcccaaattgaatgatggatcagtccattttagaaatttagcaggctaagggttaaaggatGTATACACGTTTTGGTTTTCATGTGCAAAAATAACAGTACTTCAACTTCTATTAACTTTACAATTACATCTGTTCGCCAAGTGTTAAAAATATTGAGCTTGAATTACATGCACATTGACAGGGAAAAATACCACATATACAACCTGACATCCGGTGCGCAACGCTAATCCACAAGATCAGTTTAGAAACACTTCATCTCAAAATTGGtatttatcatttaagaaatgaattgcAAGTTTATTATCGAAATATACTGCTTGTGTGGTGTGCGTACTTTTAATAAAACCAGTAATTATCAAGCCATTTAAAAACGCCTTTGAAATTCTGTAACGACCACCTCTACAAATCCAGCCGATCTTTCTGCTAATGTACCTTTCACTGACATCTTGATTTTAATTATATAAGATTCGTTTCAGGAAACATATTTAATTGTAATAATCAATTTATTGACTGCATTGCAACAGTAGCTAAATGTTGATGCCGGGGGATAAAATAAATAAGGCAGGGGTATGTTGTAACAATTTCCACTGAAGAACACACTTCTTGATATTAACTTTTTTCCCAAGATGGAGCATTGAGCTGGATAGACATGAAAAATTAGTACTGACGTACAAATGAGTTTTCCTATAGTTTGCACATACCTTTGAATAAGTTATCGAGACTACCTGATCCATCCAACCACACCCACCTATTTCGTATAACTCCAGTGCCGATCCATGTACTGGTATAAGGTTTGATGGCATTTAACTGGAAACCATGTAACTGCATTTCAGCTAATGTCATTGCAAGAACTTAATTCTGTTTAACGATTTTCATACAGTCTCCCATGAGCGTTTCACGTCAAGGTGAAATAGTTCATTGTTACATAGCTCTTTTAACTTCTTCAAGGAATGAAACATTGAAGTTGCGCTCAATAGCATGCCATGTTTAAGTTACATATATGTACACTTcataaattttcttacaaaacaaatgttattGTCAATATCTATCAAATTACTTTCTAGACACTTTTgagacttaaaaaaaaacatttggaaaCGTATGTTGCTGTTAACGTGTGAAAACTGAAATTAAGTCGAATATGGTAAtcacatgattttatttatttcaaaacctCGACACCGATTTGAACAGGTTGCAAAATgcgaatttgaaaataaattggaaCGATTCGAGAAACTCGCTTACATCTTAAAGAGAAAATGGAGttgtataaaacatttgttttaaattgcatattttaacaaaacaatgatattattgtacgttttatgatttatttttgtgTACAGATCAAATTCACTTGTTAAAGAAATTCAATACATTacttatttttgtgacttttattttatcattattattattatcataattattattatcattattattactattatcataattattatcattattattattattattattatcattattattttcataccacatttatatagcactcttttcctgcacatgtacacgttcataAGTGCTTTACAGAACAAATTACAAAAGGACAACCATAAATTCGGCATAAAACAAAAAGATACCTTTTTACATTAACAAAGCACGAACAAAAACGCATATAGATATAACCAAAGAAGACaagcataaataaatattttaaattaaattaaatttagaataaaatactgttctacgctttGATATGGAAAAATGTGTGTGGGTCAGATTGTGAAATGACTCACAAAGAAGTTGATCTTCAGCAGGGTTCTGAAAGCAACCAGAGTGCGTCCGCTTTCCATGGAGCCCCTAAGCTTgggagcagtgaacgaaaagctccgattgccatacatcacggTTTTAGTCTTTGCCATAACCACTGGTAGTGTGCCTTGCGATCTTAGGTTTATTACCGGTCTATACACTTCTATCCTACCATTTATATAGGCAGGGGGCTTATCATACAGATCCTTAAAGGACTTAAAATGGGGCTTGGTCGTGAAAGTGTAAAATTGTGAGAAGAGTTTAATCAACTGTGTTGCGTTCGATTTGTAAAGCGTATTCACcattaagatattggcaaaaaaaTCTTTTCTGTTAAAAGAACGTTTAAACATATATAGATTTTAACTGCAATCAataagatattggcaaaacacTATGTGTTGCGTTAGATTTGTTAAGCGTATTTATGTTTCAATtgatgtaaataaatttgaatatatataacatgTGGTACTAGTTCCTTAAAGATAACGTAAACTCCTAGAATGTTCGTTGGTTATGTTAGTCATCTCTAtttgtgataaaaaattcatttgatttctttctgtttttttgcCTGACATTGATTGTGCTGTATACCAGATTTTGGTTTCCTTCTGAATGTATTATTTCTGAAAGTAACTTGTATTGTTAATGAATAACGTAATACCAGTCTCACATTTAGCCTACATCCAGCCTTTCTTCTTTGAATTTTACTTTCACTCTTTCTGTATTGTGACGAATGCTGAAGCAGTAATCTTTGTTAAAACAAAGTAACTAAAGCACAATAGAAAAAAGCAAAACTGCGATGAAACTACATTTGGCATAATATTCTAAAAAAGAAGAAGGGCCGACGCGGTAGgccggtgtgccatgctaattgacaaatgctaaatttcaaatatttaatgctaaatgccaattacttaatgctaaatgctgcGTGAACATGCTTTATGTCATCTGCTTAACGCTAGATGCcgaatgcttaatgtcaaatagttcatgcttattgccaaatgataaatgctagTCGTCAAATTCTTTAGATTTATGAGTTAATGACCTGCATCTCTTAAACTAATTATGGtaacttttaattaattcaaaCCATATAGTGTCCTGCCAAATTTTTAACTGCAACAATAACATGTATCGATTATGGGAACATTAGACCGAAACTCtttactttaaaatgttcaaaagtaACGCTTTTAGCAGAAACAAAGTAACGTAACAAAGGCCAATGCCATTTGAAGGATGAATTCATCCACTAATGTATTGAGATCTTTATTTGAATAAGCCCTAAGCAATATGCATTTAGcatatattgtttcgcatttaGCAATTAACAATTAActtttatcatttgacaattgCCGTTAGACAGTCTATATTGACATTAAGCAATGACAAATAGCATTTTGTACTAACTTTTCAGGATTTAACATTTGGCATTAAGCAATGTGCACCAGCCTTCCATAGATGCGtgattgccaaatgctaaattcC
The sequence above is a segment of the Mercenaria mercenaria strain notata chromosome 3, MADL_Memer_1, whole genome shotgun sequence genome. Coding sequences within it:
- the LOC123523380 gene encoding lactose-binding lectin l-2-like translates to MIFKLLVWIYIAGIAVVSAVGHLGPEGCERGWQHFKDYCYLAVDAHIHFDSAKAICLIKEATLTSLWRHDEIKFVTNLLINLNAIKPYTSTWIGTGVIRNRWVWLDGSGSLDNLFKGTKLPEASKEVCGYLTSEGSLEFIDCDVTAPVFICKKPLDKIYVPSTFNISKDGIVLPEHDPDDIIYERLWPPFSDRIILNMTSPNYIATVEIAHETDCAYRCYTVDECRAFAVACKSARKCSMRFCRLLSGLDVR